One Candidatus Palauibacter soopunensis DNA window includes the following coding sequences:
- a CDS encoding AMP-binding protein, with product MSTARRRPVDAAEAPPDWDAAQDALADAAVRLALERSGEAGVRLRAAGIAHPETRGMAGLREVAVLAKDDLPDLQAAQPPFGGMLGVDLGVLRRIHRSPGPINDPEGQRSDYWRMAPAFRAAGFERGDVVLNTFSYHLTPGGHMMDAGLRAVGCVVVAGGVGNTSAQAAFASQVGAAGYVGTPQFLLTLLDRGRDEGIRSTFRRALVSGAPLPHDLRRLLEEGHGVSVFQAYGTADAGAIGYECEAKDGWHVAPGIVVEVLDPGTREPCEPGGPGEVVVTSANPVYPLVRFGTGDLSAFRPDACDCGRTSPRLAGFLGRTGEGVKVRGMFVHPRQLAEALVGAPGVRRYQGAVTEQDHRDILTVSIEPRGDRLPDLDELAARLREVTRLRVEVRTVEPGTIPEDATPIIDLRERSPG from the coding sequence GTGAGCACGGCGCGGCGTCGTCCCGTGGATGCCGCGGAAGCGCCACCCGACTGGGATGCGGCGCAGGATGCGCTGGCGGACGCGGCCGTCCGCCTGGCGCTCGAGCGCAGCGGAGAAGCCGGCGTACGCCTTCGGGCGGCCGGGATCGCCCACCCGGAAACGCGCGGCATGGCCGGGCTGCGGGAAGTGGCGGTCCTCGCCAAGGATGACCTGCCGGACCTGCAGGCGGCCCAGCCGCCTTTCGGCGGGATGCTGGGCGTGGATCTCGGTGTCCTCCGGCGCATCCACCGGTCCCCCGGCCCGATCAACGACCCCGAGGGCCAGCGTTCGGACTACTGGCGCATGGCCCCGGCGTTCCGAGCGGCAGGATTCGAGCGCGGCGACGTGGTGCTCAACACCTTCTCGTATCACCTGACCCCGGGCGGTCACATGATGGATGCGGGATTGCGCGCCGTGGGGTGCGTGGTCGTGGCGGGTGGGGTGGGGAACACGTCGGCCCAGGCGGCCTTCGCGTCGCAGGTTGGTGCCGCCGGCTACGTGGGGACGCCGCAGTTCCTCCTGACCTTGCTCGACCGCGGGCGCGACGAGGGCATCCGGTCCACCTTCCGCCGGGCGCTCGTCAGCGGCGCGCCCCTGCCCCACGATCTCCGCAGGCTGCTGGAGGAGGGCCACGGAGTCTCGGTCTTCCAGGCGTACGGGACCGCCGACGCCGGGGCCATCGGCTACGAATGCGAAGCGAAGGACGGGTGGCACGTCGCGCCGGGCATCGTCGTCGAAGTGCTGGACCCCGGCACGCGCGAGCCGTGCGAGCCCGGCGGGCCGGGGGAGGTCGTCGTCACGAGCGCCAACCCGGTCTACCCGCTCGTCCGCTTCGGCACGGGCGACCTATCGGCGTTCCGGCCGGACGCGTGCGACTGCGGGCGGACCTCCCCCCGGCTGGCGGGCTTCCTGGGCCGGACCGGTGAAGGCGTGAAGGTGCGCGGCATGTTCGTCCATCCGCGGCAACTGGCGGAAGCCCTCGTCGGCGCCCCCGGCGTCCGGCGCTACCAGGGGGCCGTCACGGAGCAGGACCATCGCGACATCCTCACGGTCTCCATCGAGCCCAGGGGGGACAGACTGCCCGACCTCGACGAACTCGCCGCCCGCCTCCGCGAAGTAACCCGGCTCCGCGTGGAAGTCCGCACCGTCGAGCCGGGAACGATCCCCGAAGACGCCACCCCGATCATCGACCTCCGCGAACGGAGCCCGGGCTAG
- a CDS encoding cytochrome c peroxidase, translating into MLNRTRKALAFVATGLLVGLAACGDGSVTPPVPPPVPPAPPPAPPPPPPPPPPEVVRAMLIDTVRLLADHRNLDPLEPPPPVRPELVELGRALAFDRILGGNRDISCMTCHLPSFAMGDGRSLSIGVGGRGLGPNRTHPEGEFIPRNSPAIFNLHLSTQFFWDGFVEELEDGSISTEAGDQLTPEMQAVFEFGALSAQPMIPVLRRKEMRGFGEDNELAALADDDFTGVWAALMARLGEIEEYRTLFEAAYPGTTFDDMSFAHAANAIAGFYVAELTFIDTPWDRFLKGDNDQLSDSALRGAKSFMTIRCMLCHETDQFDDRNNEHHNAAIPQIGPGLGDGPGGNDDFGRERVTGDPAHRRLFKTPPMRNVELTGPYGHAGQFATLKAIVVHYDSIDTRLRDYDVSQVDPELRGTLLNNFDEILTTRDTVLIPIGFEDAEADDLVAFLESLTDDAARDLSHLAPATVPSGLPIDK; encoded by the coding sequence ATGCTGAATCGCACTCGGAAGGCGCTCGCCTTCGTGGCCACGGGACTCCTTGTCGGCCTTGCCGCCTGTGGGGACGGCTCCGTTACGCCCCCGGTCCCGCCGCCTGTACCGCCCGCGCCTCCGCCGGCACCGCCGCCGCCCCCGCCGCCGCCTCCCCCCGAGGTCGTGCGGGCGATGCTCATCGACACGGTGCGCCTCCTCGCGGACCACCGGAACCTCGACCCGCTCGAGCCTCCTCCTCCCGTGCGCCCCGAACTCGTCGAACTGGGACGCGCGCTGGCTTTCGACCGGATTCTGGGCGGGAACCGGGACATCTCCTGCATGACCTGCCACCTGCCCAGCTTCGCGATGGGGGACGGCCGGTCGCTCTCGATCGGCGTCGGGGGACGAGGGCTGGGTCCGAACCGGACGCACCCCGAGGGCGAGTTCATCCCGCGCAACTCGCCCGCCATCTTCAACCTCCACCTTTCGACGCAGTTCTTCTGGGACGGGTTCGTGGAGGAACTGGAGGACGGATCGATCTCGACGGAAGCGGGCGATCAACTGACGCCCGAGATGCAGGCGGTGTTCGAGTTCGGCGCGCTCTCGGCGCAGCCCATGATCCCCGTGCTGCGGCGCAAGGAGATGCGCGGCTTCGGCGAGGACAACGAACTGGCGGCGCTGGCCGACGACGACTTCACCGGCGTGTGGGCCGCGCTCATGGCGAGGCTCGGGGAAATCGAGGAATACCGGACGCTGTTCGAGGCCGCGTACCCGGGCACGACGTTCGACGACATGTCCTTCGCGCACGCGGCGAACGCGATCGCGGGCTTCTACGTGGCCGAACTCACCTTCATCGACACCCCGTGGGACCGGTTCCTGAAGGGGGACAACGACCAGCTCAGCGATTCGGCGCTGCGCGGCGCGAAGAGCTTCATGACGATCCGCTGCATGCTGTGCCATGAGACCGACCAGTTCGACGACCGCAACAACGAACACCACAACGCGGCCATCCCGCAGATCGGCCCCGGGCTGGGCGACGGGCCGGGCGGGAACGACGACTTCGGGCGCGAGCGGGTGACGGGAGATCCGGCGCACCGGCGGCTCTTCAAGACGCCGCCGATGCGGAACGTCGAACTCACCGGGCCGTACGGCCACGCCGGCCAGTTCGCCACGCTGAAGGCGATCGTCGTCCACTACGACAGCATCGACACCCGGCTCCGGGACTACGACGTGTCGCAGGTGGACCCCGAACTGCGGGGCACGCTGCTCAACAACTTCGACGAGATCCTCACGACACGGGACACGGTCCTGATCCCGATCGGCTTCGAGGATGCGGAGGCGGACGACCTCGTCGCCTTCCTCGAGTCGCTGACGGACGACGCGGCGCGCGACCTGTCCCACCTGGCCCCGGCGACGGTTCCGAGCGGACTGCCGATCGACAAGTAG
- a CDS encoding ABC transporter substrate-binding protein: protein MALSLAFAACGGSGERAENEILIAAIFDLTGPTADVGIDYAEAVQGHVEWLNARGGVGGRPIRLIYQDYGYQVDRAEQLYTQFVQEGALIFMGWGTGDTEALRLRITEDRIPFSSASLSHVLGDAHESPYNFLVATSYSDQFRIVLRWIAEDHRANGGEGNARVAFMHNASPFGLSPWMQGGEDYAREIGVDVTPYEMPRGATDYTAEFTRIGQSGATYVVFQNTSAPAAVALRNARGLGIDATFVCLNWCANALLWRLAEDAAEGVVGAIPWAPLTADVPGIRDIRDYLESRDDDYGDKTNAYTQGWWTMAVFVEGIRRVLDSGEELTGENIKRALETIDGLETGGAGPPLTFTPSDHRGSKGLRLFRAEDGRWTPLTEVLTAP from the coding sequence TTGGCCCTGTCCCTGGCGTTCGCCGCATGCGGGGGTTCGGGAGAGCGGGCGGAAAACGAGATCCTGATCGCGGCCATCTTCGACCTCACAGGTCCGACGGCCGATGTGGGGATCGACTACGCCGAAGCGGTGCAGGGGCACGTCGAGTGGCTCAACGCGCGCGGCGGCGTCGGGGGGCGGCCGATCCGGCTCATCTACCAGGACTACGGCTACCAGGTCGACCGGGCCGAGCAGCTGTACACGCAGTTCGTGCAGGAGGGCGCCCTCATCTTCATGGGCTGGGGGACGGGCGACACGGAGGCGCTCCGGCTGCGCATCACCGAGGACCGGATCCCGTTCTCGTCGGCCTCCCTCTCGCACGTGCTCGGCGACGCGCACGAATCGCCCTACAACTTCCTCGTGGCGACGAGCTACAGCGACCAGTTCAGGATCGTGCTGCGCTGGATCGCGGAGGACCACCGGGCGAACGGCGGGGAAGGGAACGCGCGGGTCGCGTTCATGCACAACGCGAGTCCCTTCGGCCTGTCGCCCTGGATGCAGGGGGGCGAGGACTACGCGCGGGAGATCGGCGTCGACGTCACGCCCTACGAGATGCCGCGCGGTGCGACCGACTACACGGCGGAGTTCACCCGCATCGGCCAGTCGGGTGCGACGTACGTGGTGTTCCAGAACACCTCCGCGCCGGCGGCCGTGGCCCTGCGGAACGCGCGGGGACTGGGGATCGACGCCACCTTCGTGTGCCTGAACTGGTGCGCCAACGCGCTCCTGTGGAGGCTCGCGGAGGACGCGGCCGAAGGGGTGGTCGGGGCGATCCCTTGGGCGCCGCTTACGGCCGACGTGCCGGGGATCCGGGACATCCGCGACTATCTCGAGTCCCGGGACGATGACTACGGGGACAAGACGAACGCGTACACGCAGGGGTGGTGGACGATGGCGGTGTTCGTCGAGGGGATCCGGCGGGTGCTCGATTCTGGAGAGGAACTGACGGGCGAGAACATCAAGCGGGCGCTGGAGACGATCGACGGGCTCGAGACGGGCGGCGCCGGCCCGCCGCTCACCTTCACGCCCAGCGACCACCGGGGGTCGAAGGGGCTCCGGCTCTTCCGCGCCGAAGACGGAAGATGGACCCCGCTGACGGAAGTCCTCACAGCCCCTTGA
- a CDS encoding branched-chain amino acid ABC transporter permease, whose translation MESGVFHTDYRTDMGLRRVPAERLRLGLFMAALLVFPFLASPYWLNLANQIAIATIGALGLNILVGYTGQVSLGQGAFMAVGAYTSALLTLRLGLPWGVSIVAACFATAAVGVFFGLPSLRLKGLYLAISTLAAQEIVEWVVTHWPALTGGVEAVVVPAPRLFGQRLNTDFGFYWLGIALAGVTALFTANLFRSRIGRSFVAVRDQDIAASVMGVNVFGTKLLAFATSSFFVGLAGALTAYYRNIISWERFTLETSVLYLAMIIVGGLGTIRGSLFGAALITLLPAMIATAGRELQQSAPAVAALLPSVQQAAFGLVIILFLVFEPEGLSKLWRNVKDYFYVWPFAYRRGEGR comes from the coding sequence GTGGAGAGCGGCGTCTTTCACACGGACTATCGAACGGACATGGGGCTCCGGCGGGTGCCGGCGGAGCGCCTCCGGCTCGGGCTGTTCATGGCGGCGCTCCTCGTCTTCCCGTTCCTCGCGTCGCCCTACTGGCTCAACCTCGCGAACCAGATCGCGATCGCCACGATCGGCGCGCTGGGCCTCAACATCCTCGTCGGCTACACCGGTCAGGTCTCGCTGGGGCAGGGCGCCTTCATGGCCGTCGGCGCGTACACCTCCGCGCTCCTCACGCTGAGGCTGGGCCTGCCGTGGGGCGTGAGCATCGTGGCCGCCTGCTTCGCGACGGCGGCGGTGGGCGTCTTCTTCGGCCTCCCGTCGCTGCGGCTCAAGGGGCTCTACCTCGCGATCTCCACGCTCGCCGCCCAGGAGATCGTCGAGTGGGTCGTCACGCACTGGCCCGCGCTCACCGGAGGGGTCGAAGCCGTCGTCGTCCCGGCCCCGCGGCTCTTCGGGCAGCGTCTGAACACGGACTTCGGCTTCTACTGGCTCGGCATCGCCCTGGCCGGGGTCACGGCGCTCTTCACCGCGAACCTCTTCCGCTCGCGCATCGGCCGCTCGTTCGTCGCCGTCCGCGACCAGGACATCGCTGCGAGCGTCATGGGCGTGAACGTGTTCGGAACCAAGCTCCTCGCCTTCGCGACCTCGTCGTTCTTCGTGGGGCTCGCCGGCGCCCTCACGGCGTACTACCGCAACATCATCTCGTGGGAGCGCTTCACACTCGAGACCAGCGTCCTCTACCTGGCCATGATCATCGTCGGAGGACTGGGGACGATCCGCGGCTCGCTGTTCGGGGCAGCGCTCATCACCCTCCTTCCCGCCATGATCGCGACGGCGGGACGGGAACTGCAGCAGTCGGCGCCCGCGGTCGCGGCCCTCCTGCCCAGCGTACAGCAGGCGGCGTTCGGGCTCGTCATCATCCTCTTCCTCGTGTTCGAGCCCGAGGGCCTGTCCAAACTGTGGCGCAACGTGAAAGACTACTTCTACGTGTGGCCCTTCGCGTACCGCCGCGGAGAGGGCCGCTGA
- a CDS encoding TlpA disulfide reductase family protein: MSRAATAAGVAAILCLSCDPAPTSRDRLLDAAAAIRRLSSLAYEYAYEGTGNSAGSYSGRVRLLRAEGEPPIYWAELRPSPSWTPAPQPGEPPAGDPSAEAPALIVSGGGDYVAARDEALARFSHGTISGGSGHLVANAPFAVLSAFTDPQPFQAELASGLELVSRETIGGVLCDVLRGTTTEFGPAQVWWHIGVEDDLPRAFRWEAADGSGALAFEIRSMLVDLPLTPDQLAIRMDLLDSASGEVVDEDARRIEPGVPAPDWTLETDTGSPLRLSDLRGDIVVLSFGASWCAPCRDLAAAYAALPERWTAPGVRFFNLNAWESPEVDPGPTVGEWGLDAPLLQRAERIAHDYKIASVPALIVVDAAGDIALVRNPTLADPEAQAGELERTLRTLLDGGP, encoded by the coding sequence ATGTCACGCGCGGCGACCGCGGCCGGCGTCGCGGCCATCCTGTGCCTGTCATGCGACCCGGCGCCGACGAGCCGGGACCGGCTCCTCGATGCCGCCGCCGCCATCCGGCGGCTTTCGAGCCTCGCATACGAGTACGCGTACGAGGGAACCGGGAACTCCGCGGGCTCCTACTCCGGGAGGGTGCGGCTGCTCAGGGCCGAGGGCGAGCCCCCGATCTACTGGGCCGAGCTTCGGCCGTCGCCCTCATGGACCCCCGCTCCGCAACCGGGCGAACCGCCGGCCGGCGACCCGTCCGCCGAGGCGCCCGCGCTCATCGTGTCCGGGGGAGGCGACTACGTCGCGGCCCGCGACGAGGCGCTGGCCCGGTTCAGTCACGGGACGATCTCGGGGGGCTCCGGCCATCTCGTGGCCAACGCCCCGTTCGCAGTGCTCTCGGCGTTCACGGATCCGCAGCCGTTTCAGGCGGAACTCGCGAGCGGCCTGGAACTCGTGAGCCGGGAGACGATCGGCGGCGTCCTGTGCGATGTGCTGCGCGGAACGACGACCGAGTTCGGACCTGCGCAGGTGTGGTGGCACATCGGGGTCGAGGACGACCTGCCCCGCGCCTTCCGCTGGGAGGCGGCCGACGGGAGCGGGGCCCTCGCGTTCGAGATCCGGAGCATGCTCGTCGATCTGCCGCTCACGCCCGATCAACTCGCGATCCGCATGGACCTCCTCGACTCGGCGAGCGGGGAAGTCGTTGACGAGGACGCGCGGCGGATCGAACCCGGCGTTCCGGCGCCCGACTGGACGCTCGAAACGGACACGGGCTCGCCCCTCCGCCTCTCGGACCTGCGCGGGGACATCGTCGTGCTGAGTTTCGGGGCAAGCTGGTGCGCCCCCTGCCGGGACCTCGCCGCCGCGTACGCCGCCCTTCCGGAGCGGTGGACGGCACCGGGCGTCCGGTTCTTCAACCTCAACGCGTGGGAGAGCCCCGAGGTCGATCCCGGCCCGACCGTGGGCGAATGGGGACTCGACGCGCCCCTCCTCCAGCGCGCGGAGCGGATCGCCCACGACTACAAGATCGCCTCGGTGCCGGCCCTCATCGTCGTGGATGCGGCGGGAGATATCGCGCTCGTTCGGAACCCCACGCTCGCGGATCCGGAGGCCCAGGCCGGCGAACTCGAACGGACACTCCGGACCCTCCTCGACGGGGGTCCCTGA
- a CDS encoding ABC transporter ATP-binding protein: MLELNSVEVLYDDVILVLRGLSLEVPEGHIVALLGSNGAGKTTTLKAISGLLKVEDGEVTDGSIRFDGHEIHGLPADRIVRRGIFQVVEGRHVFEHLTVHENLLAGAHTRRDRGGVPADLERVYGYFPRLAERKRQWAGYLSGGEQQMLALGRALMARPRLMLLDEPSLGLAPILVQEIFGIIRRINEEEGTTILLVEQNARLALSVADFGYVMESGRVVLEGPAEELGKNEDVREFYLGLSEIGRRSYRDVKHYRRRKRWLS, from the coding sequence TTGCTTGAACTCAACAGCGTCGAGGTCCTCTACGACGACGTGATCCTCGTCCTGCGCGGACTCTCCCTGGAAGTGCCGGAAGGGCACATCGTCGCCCTCCTCGGCTCCAACGGCGCCGGCAAGACGACGACGCTCAAGGCGATTTCAGGCCTTCTCAAGGTCGAGGACGGCGAGGTCACGGACGGATCGATCCGCTTCGACGGACACGAGATTCACGGCCTTCCCGCCGATCGCATCGTGCGTCGGGGGATCTTCCAGGTCGTCGAGGGGCGGCACGTGTTCGAGCACCTCACCGTGCACGAGAACCTGCTCGCTGGCGCGCACACGCGACGCGACCGCGGCGGCGTGCCGGCGGATCTGGAGCGCGTCTACGGGTACTTTCCGCGGCTGGCGGAACGGAAGCGCCAGTGGGCGGGCTATCTGTCGGGCGGCGAGCAGCAGATGCTCGCCCTCGGGCGCGCGCTCATGGCCCGCCCGCGGCTCATGCTGCTCGATGAGCCGTCGCTGGGGCTCGCGCCGATTCTCGTGCAGGAGATCTTCGGCATCATCCGGCGGATCAACGAAGAGGAGGGCACGACCATTCTTCTCGTCGAGCAGAACGCGCGCCTCGCCCTCTCCGTCGCGGACTTCGGGTACGTCATGGAGTCGGGCCGTGTTGTGCTGGAGGGGCCAGCGGAGGAACTGGGGAAGAACGAGGACGTGCGCGAGTTCTACCTCGGTCTGAGCGAGATCGGACGCCGTTCCTATCGCGACGTGAAGCACTATCGCCGCCGCAAGCGGTGGTTGTCGTGA
- a CDS encoding TauD/TfdA family dioxygenase, whose amino-acid sequence MRTLPDIRPVTPVIGAEVDGVDLAALDDDSFETIRDALMAHCVLFFRDQDISIESQKALGARFGELVEHPNEPGIEGHPEVFRIHADENSLRATGERWHSDVSCDPMPPMGSILRLHTVPGSGGDTLFANMYAAYEALSDRMKALVDGLTAVHDGGPFYREVNRLIGRDDGGRSYPSAEHPVVRTHPVTGRKALFVNEMFTVRIVDLPRGESSGLLDFLYRHVQRPDFHCRFRWRPHSVAFWDNRCTQHHAIWDYFPAVRSGYRVTIRGERPV is encoded by the coding sequence ATGCGAACCCTACCCGATATCCGCCCTGTGACGCCCGTCATCGGCGCCGAGGTCGATGGCGTGGATCTCGCCGCCCTTGATGATGACAGTTTCGAGACCATCCGCGATGCGCTGATGGCGCACTGCGTCCTCTTCTTCCGGGACCAGGACATCTCCATCGAGAGCCAGAAGGCGCTGGGGGCCCGGTTCGGCGAACTCGTCGAGCACCCCAACGAACCCGGCATCGAAGGACATCCGGAGGTGTTCCGGATCCATGCGGACGAGAACTCGCTGCGGGCGACGGGAGAGCGCTGGCACTCGGACGTGTCGTGCGACCCCATGCCGCCGATGGGTTCGATCCTGCGCCTGCACACGGTGCCCGGGAGCGGCGGCGACACGCTGTTCGCGAACATGTACGCCGCCTACGAGGCGTTGTCGGACCGCATGAAGGCGCTGGTCGATGGCCTCACGGCGGTCCACGACGGCGGCCCGTTCTACCGTGAGGTGAACCGGCTCATCGGGCGCGACGACGGGGGCCGCTCGTACCCGTCGGCGGAGCACCCCGTCGTCCGCACGCACCCCGTGACGGGGCGGAAGGCGCTGTTCGTGAACGAGATGTTCACGGTCCGCATCGTGGACCTCCCGCGGGGCGAGAGCAGCGGGCTGCTCGACTTCCTCTACCGGCACGTACAGCGGCCGGATTTCCACTGCCGCTTCCGCTGGCGCCCGCACTCCGTCGCCTTCTGGGACAACCGCTGCACGCAGCATCACGCGATCTGGGACTACTTCCCCGCCGTGCGCTCCGGCTATCGCGTCACGATCCGCGGCGAACGCCCCGTCTAG
- a CDS encoding amidohydrolase family protein has protein sequence MLKRTPISLIVLATAAILGACSGADPESSPGEATGAPALAIVGATVVDGSGAEPVPDATVVVRGGRIESVGPSAEVEVPADAEVLDAAGKHLVPGLINAHGHVGATLGLEGGHYSRENVLRQLRLYASYGVTTVVSLGGDEPAGVEVRDEQDVPSLDRARLYVAGAVVAGITPGAALEMVHGNAAMGVDFIKIRVDDNLGSTYKMTPDVYGAVVEGAHELGLPVAAHLFYLEDAHGLLDAGADFIVHSVRDRDVDDALATRLIEAGVCYSPTLTREVSTFVYESEPEFFSDPFFLASAEPAVLEALRAPESMARYRESESAQRYKEALAQAQENLGALSDAGVTIAMGTDTGPPARFQGYFEHMELALMAESGMSPMEILVASTADAARCAGLEGVGTIEAGNWADLILLNADPLEGVENLRAIESVWIAGNEVPSVSG, from the coding sequence ATGCTGAAACGCACCCCGATTTCGCTCATTGTTCTTGCTACGGCGGCGATTCTCGGGGCCTGTAGCGGCGCCGACCCCGAATCCTCACCCGGGGAGGCGACCGGCGCGCCGGCCCTCGCGATCGTCGGCGCGACCGTCGTCGATGGCTCAGGCGCCGAACCGGTGCCCGACGCGACGGTGGTGGTCCGGGGCGGGCGCATCGAGTCCGTGGGACCGTCGGCGGAGGTCGAGGTTCCGGCGGACGCCGAGGTCCTGGACGCGGCCGGGAAACACCTCGTCCCCGGTCTAATCAACGCGCACGGCCATGTGGGCGCGACCCTCGGCCTCGAGGGCGGGCACTACTCGCGGGAGAACGTCCTGCGCCAACTGCGGCTGTACGCAAGCTACGGCGTCACCACCGTCGTGAGCCTCGGTGGGGACGAGCCCGCCGGTGTCGAGGTGCGCGACGAACAGGACGTGCCGTCGCTCGACCGGGCCCGGCTCTACGTGGCGGGTGCCGTGGTGGCGGGGATCACGCCGGGGGCCGCGCTCGAGATGGTGCACGGGAACGCGGCGATGGGGGTCGACTTCATCAAGATCCGGGTCGACGACAACCTCGGCAGCACGTACAAGATGACGCCGGACGTGTACGGGGCGGTGGTCGAGGGGGCGCACGAACTCGGGCTTCCGGTCGCGGCGCACCTGTTCTACCTCGAGGACGCGCACGGGCTGCTCGACGCCGGGGCCGACTTCATCGTGCACAGCGTCCGCGACCGGGACGTGGACGACGCGCTTGCGACGCGGCTCATCGAAGCCGGTGTCTGCTACTCGCCGACGCTCACGCGCGAAGTCTCGACTTTCGTGTACGAGAGCGAGCCGGAGTTCTTCTCGGATCCCTTCTTCCTTGCCTCCGCCGAGCCGGCCGTGCTCGAAGCCCTGCGCGCCCCCGAGAGCATGGCGCGCTACCGCGAGAGCGAGTCGGCCCAGCGCTACAAGGAGGCGCTCGCGCAGGCCCAGGAGAACCTCGGCGCGCTGTCCGACGCCGGCGTGACGATCGCGATGGGCACGGACACCGGTCCGCCCGCCCGCTTCCAGGGCTACTTCGAGCACATGGAACTCGCGCTCATGGCGGAGTCCGGCATGTCGCCCATGGAGATCCTCGTCGCCTCCACGGCCGACGCGGCGCGCTGTGCGGGGCTTGAAGGTGTCGGCACGATCGAGGCCGGCAACTGGGCGGACCTCATCCTCCTCAATGCGGATCCCCTGGAAGGCGTCGAGAACCTGCGCGCAATCGAATCCGTCTGGATCGCCGGCAACGAGGTGCCGTCGGTCTCCGGCTAG
- a CDS encoding branched-chain amino acid ABC transporter permease, whose amino-acid sequence MDQFLQLTVAGLGTGMIYALAAVGFVIIYKASDVINFAQGDLLLFGTYLIFFSLVQIGLPWTAGVLLTMLVAAGIGVAVERTVLRPLIGEPIISMIMVTIGLSSVLRAVVHAIWGPQPRTFPSFLPEGEVMLGSAVVSADRLVAIPLALALLAGLALFFRHTRSGIAMRAIADDQQAALSMGISIPRVFATAWALAAVTAAIGGIMLGNIVGVTPNVAQIGLRVFPVVILGGLDSIRGAVVGGAIIGLLEFYAGGYIGHGLNLIVPYVVLIVVLMVRPYGLFGREIIERV is encoded by the coding sequence GTGGACCAGTTCCTGCAACTCACGGTGGCCGGCCTGGGCACGGGCATGATCTACGCGCTCGCCGCGGTGGGCTTCGTCATCATCTACAAGGCGAGCGACGTCATCAACTTCGCGCAGGGGGACCTCCTCCTGTTCGGGACCTATCTCATCTTCTTCTCCCTCGTCCAGATCGGGCTCCCGTGGACCGCCGGCGTCCTGCTGACGATGCTCGTGGCGGCAGGGATCGGTGTCGCGGTCGAGCGCACCGTGCTCCGACCGCTGATCGGCGAGCCCATCATCTCGATGATCATGGTCACCATCGGCCTCTCGAGCGTCCTGCGCGCGGTCGTGCACGCGATCTGGGGACCGCAGCCCCGCACCTTCCCGTCCTTCCTGCCCGAGGGCGAAGTGATGCTCGGATCGGCCGTCGTGAGCGCGGACCGCCTGGTGGCGATCCCGCTGGCGCTCGCGCTGCTCGCCGGACTCGCCCTCTTCTTCCGGCACACGCGGAGCGGGATCGCCATGCGGGCCATCGCGGACGACCAGCAGGCCGCCCTCAGCATGGGAATCAGCATCCCGCGCGTGTTCGCGACCGCGTGGGCGCTGGCGGCGGTGACGGCCGCCATCGGCGGGATCATGCTCGGCAACATCGTCGGCGTGACCCCGAACGTCGCGCAGATCGGCCTGCGCGTCTTCCCGGTCGTGATCCTGGGCGGACTCGACTCGATCCGCGGGGCGGTCGTCGGGGGCGCGATCATCGGCCTCCTGGAGTTCTACGCGGGCGGCTACATCGGCCATGGGCTCAACCTCATCGTCCCCTACGTCGTGCTGATCGTCGTCCTCATGGTCCGCCCGTACGGACTCTTCGGCAGAGAAATCATCGAGCGCGTATAG